In Syntrophobacterales bacterium, the genomic stretch ACTACAATACGTATCTGAGTGTGCTTGATCTTATCCAGGAAGGAAATGTAGGGCTCCTCCACGCAGTAAAAAAGTTCAATCCCCATAAGGGCACCAGGTTTTCAACCTATGCCTCCTTCTGGATCAGGGCGTACATGCTGAAATTCATCATGGACTCTTGGAGTCTCGTGAAGGTGGGAACTACCCAGAGCCAGAGGAAGCTATTTTATAGGCTCAATAAGGAGAGACAGAAACTGGAAGCCTTAGGTATTTACCCTGCGGCACAACTCCTTGCCAGTACCTTGGACGTGAAAGAAGAAGAGGTCGAGGACATGCAGAAACGGCTTACCTACACGGACATCTCCCTTGAAACCCCTGTAAGTGATGAGAGTGATGATACAGTACTCAACATGATGAAAAGCGACGAAGATATTGAGGAGGTCATCGGCGATCGGGAGAACTTGGATATTATATCTAGGAAATTCAAGGAATTCAGGCGAACTTTGAATGACAAAGAGAAATTTATATTTGACCGGCGGATCGTTTCGGAGGAACCGGTAACACTCCAGGTAATAGGGGACAAATTCCAAATTTCAAGAGAGCGGGCCAGACAGCTGGAGAACAAGGTCCTTAAGAAATTCAAAGAGCGATTTGAAGGGGAGATGGAGAATCTCTACTTCTAACGGCCCGGATGTAGTCGGCGGCGGACCTGTCTTGAATGGTATGTCTGTGTCACTAAAAGGTTAAGATATATCCGAGCTTTTCGGTCACCAAAGTATAATAGTTAGTGACCAGCAGAATACCGATAACAATG encodes the following:
- a CDS encoding RNA polymerase factor sigma-32, translating into MDEELTLLEEMEDGESAFTPRKGEALEVVEEKSFPLPYDPFRAYLAEVSKHPLLTREEEFEVSKLVYDCKDREAAQRLVISNLKLVIKIALEYYNTYLSVLDLIQEGNVGLLHAVKKFNPHKGTRFSTYASFWIRAYMLKFIMDSWSLVKVGTTQSQRKLFYRLNKERQKLEALGIYPAAQLLASTLDVKEEEVEDMQKRLTYTDISLETPVSDESDDTVLNMMKSDEDIEEVIGDRENLDIISRKFKEFRRTLNDKEKFIFDRRIVSEEPVTLQVIGDKFQISRERARQLENKVLKKFKERFEGEMENLYF